One genomic segment of Pandoraea sputorum includes these proteins:
- the ruvB gene encoding Holliday junction branch migration DNA helicase RuvB, giving the protein MIETDKLAAERIIAPTPASPNEEAFERALRPKLLDEYVGQRKVREQLEIFIEAARKRSEPLDHVLLFGPPGLGKTTLAHIIAREMGVHLRQTSGPVLERPGDLAALLTNLEANDVLFIDEIHRLSPVVEEILYPALEDYQIDIMIGEGPAARSVKLDLQPFTLVGATTRAGMLTNPLRDRFGIVARLEFYTADELAGIVRRSASLLGAVIADDGAFEIARRARGTPRIANRLLRRVRDYAEVKADGRITAAVADAALSMLDVDAVGFDVMDRKLLEAVLHKFDGGPVGVDNLAAAIGEERDTIEDVIEPFLIQQGFLQRTPRGRVATLAAYRHFGLAAPGSAPESGSLWSPDVTGK; this is encoded by the coding sequence ATGATCGAAACCGACAAACTCGCCGCCGAGCGCATCATTGCGCCCACACCGGCCTCGCCCAACGAAGAAGCCTTTGAGCGCGCACTGCGCCCCAAGCTGCTCGACGAATACGTCGGCCAGCGCAAGGTGCGCGAACAGCTCGAAATCTTCATCGAGGCGGCCCGCAAGCGCTCGGAACCGCTCGACCACGTGCTGCTCTTCGGCCCGCCGGGTCTGGGCAAAACCACGCTCGCCCACATCATCGCCCGTGAAATGGGCGTGCATCTGCGCCAGACATCGGGGCCGGTGCTGGAACGTCCGGGCGATCTCGCCGCGCTGCTGACCAATCTCGAAGCCAACGACGTGCTGTTCATCGACGAAATTCACCGGCTCTCGCCGGTCGTCGAGGAAATTCTGTATCCGGCGTTGGAGGACTATCAGATCGACATCATGATCGGCGAAGGTCCGGCGGCGCGTAGCGTCAAGCTCGATCTTCAGCCGTTCACGCTGGTGGGCGCGACGACCCGTGCCGGTATGCTGACGAACCCGCTGCGAGATCGCTTCGGGATCGTAGCGCGTCTGGAGTTCTATACGGCAGACGAACTGGCGGGCATCGTGCGCCGCTCGGCGAGCCTGCTTGGCGCGGTCATCGCCGACGACGGCGCCTTTGAGATCGCACGCCGCGCGCGCGGCACGCCGCGTATCGCCAACCGCTTGCTGCGCCGTGTGCGCGACTACGCCGAAGTGAAGGCCGACGGCCGCATCACCGCCGCCGTGGCCGACGCCGCCCTGTCGATGCTCGACGTCGATGCAGTCGGCTTCGACGTGATGGACCGCAAGCTGCTCGAAGCAGTGCTCCACAAGTTCGATGGCGGCCCGGTCGGCGTCGACAACCTTGCCGCAGCCATCGGCGAGGAGCGCGACACCATCGAAGACGTGATAGAGCCGTTCCTGATCCAGCAAGGCTTCCTGCAACGCACGCCGCGCGGTCGCGTCGCCACACTCGCCGCGTACCGCCACTTCGGGCTGGCAGCGCCCGGCAGCGCGCCGGAAAGCGGTTCGCTCTGGTCGCCGGACGTGACGGGCAAATAG
- a CDS encoding MurR/RpiR family transcriptional regulator — MLNRIEATLTQLRPSERKLATYVLDAPREVVDLSMNELAERANVSQPTIARFCQAVGCSGYREFKIRLAQGIAQGVPFVHRDVRPDEPVPGIASKVLDRTIGSLMQVRNNLSPDSIGQAIELLASARRIEFYGAGASGIAAQDMQHKFFRLGVPAVAYSDPHVYGMSAALLKEGDVVVAISNTGRTQDLLEATQLARTAGASVIAITHSNSPLARQASVALFADVDEDTDVYSPLTSRIAHLAIGDVLAVGMALRLGDRLPSQLARAKEVINRRRTANDGK, encoded by the coding sequence ATGCTTAACCGAATCGAAGCCACGCTGACCCAATTGCGCCCGTCCGAGCGCAAGCTCGCGACCTACGTGCTGGACGCCCCGCGCGAAGTCGTCGATCTGTCGATGAACGAACTCGCCGAGCGCGCCAACGTCAGCCAGCCGACGATTGCCCGCTTCTGTCAGGCGGTGGGATGCAGCGGCTACCGCGAATTCAAGATCCGTCTGGCGCAAGGCATCGCGCAGGGCGTGCCGTTCGTGCACCGCGACGTGCGTCCGGACGAGCCCGTGCCGGGCATCGCCAGCAAGGTACTCGACCGCACCATCGGCAGCCTTATGCAGGTACGCAACAATCTCTCGCCCGACAGCATCGGCCAGGCGATCGAACTGCTCGCCTCGGCACGACGCATCGAGTTCTACGGCGCAGGCGCGTCGGGCATCGCGGCGCAGGACATGCAGCACAAGTTCTTCCGCCTCGGTGTGCCCGCAGTCGCTTACAGCGATCCGCACGTATATGGCATGTCGGCGGCACTCCTCAAGGAAGGGGACGTCGTCGTGGCGATCTCGAATACGGGGCGCACGCAGGATCTGCTCGAAGCCACGCAACTGGCGCGCACGGCAGGCGCGAGTGTGATCGCCATCACGCACAGCAATTCACCGCTGGCGCGGCAGGCCAGTGTGGCGCTGTTCGCCGACGTCGACGAAGACACCGACGTGTATTCGCCGCTGACCTCACGCATCGCCCATCTCGCTATCGGCGACGTGCTCGCGGTCGGCATGGCGTTGCGTCTCGGGGATCGGCTGCCATCGCAACTGGCGCGGGCCAAGGAAGTCATCAACCGGCGACGCACGGCGAACGACGGCAAGTAG
- a CDS encoding GntP family permease: MVAVQGNLLLVYALIAVIALILLIARFKLNPFITLIVVSLVLGLAVGMPMGGIVKAFETGVGNTLGHIALVVGLGTMLGKMMAESGGAERIARTLIGFFGEKNVHWAMVVIAFIVGLPVFFEVGFVLLIPIAFNVAKRTGTSMVLVGIPMVAGLSVVHGLIPPHPAALLAVTAYNADIGHTIMYALIVGIPTAAIAGPLFAKLMARHVVPNPDNPLLAQFVEADRPMDKLPGFGITLFTILLPVILMLVGSWADLFFAPKTFANDFLRLIGNSVMALLIATLVSFFTFGKQRGFNRDQILKFTNECLAPIATITLVVGAGGGFGRILMDSGVSKAIVDVANNAHLSPLLLGWLVAVLIRIATGSATVAMTTACGIVAPIAMAAGSTVKPELMVLATGAGSLILSHVNDGGFWLVKEYFNMTVPQTFKTWTVCETIISVVALLLTLGLAAVV, translated from the coding sequence ATGGTCGCGGTGCAAGGCAACTTGCTGCTGGTATACGCGCTTATCGCGGTAATCGCGCTGATTCTGCTGATCGCGCGTTTCAAACTGAATCCGTTCATCACGCTGATCGTCGTCTCGCTCGTGCTCGGGCTGGCGGTGGGCATGCCGATGGGTGGCATCGTCAAGGCATTCGAGACGGGCGTGGGCAACACGCTGGGGCACATTGCGCTCGTGGTGGGGCTTGGCACGATGCTAGGCAAAATGATGGCCGAGTCGGGCGGCGCGGAGCGTATTGCGCGCACACTCATCGGCTTCTTCGGCGAGAAGAACGTGCATTGGGCGATGGTCGTGATCGCGTTTATCGTCGGTCTGCCGGTGTTCTTCGAAGTCGGTTTCGTGCTGCTGATTCCGATTGCGTTCAACGTCGCCAAGCGCACTGGCACGTCGATGGTGCTCGTGGGCATCCCGATGGTCGCGGGTCTGTCGGTCGTGCACGGCCTGATCCCGCCGCATCCGGCGGCGCTGCTGGCTGTGACCGCCTACAACGCGGACATCGGCCACACGATCATGTACGCGCTGATCGTCGGTATTCCGACGGCTGCGATTGCCGGTCCGCTCTTCGCCAAGCTGATGGCGCGTCACGTGGTGCCCAATCCGGATAACCCGCTGCTCGCCCAGTTCGTCGAAGCCGACCGTCCGATGGACAAGCTGCCGGGCTTCGGCATCACGCTGTTCACGATTCTGTTGCCGGTGATTCTGATGCTCGTCGGCAGCTGGGCCGACCTGTTCTTCGCACCGAAGACCTTTGCGAACGACTTCCTGCGCCTGATCGGCAATTCGGTGATGGCGCTGCTCATCGCCACGCTTGTGAGCTTCTTCACGTTCGGCAAGCAACGCGGCTTCAATCGCGATCAGATTCTGAAGTTCACCAACGAGTGTCTGGCCCCGATTGCCACGATCACGCTGGTGGTGGGTGCCGGTGGCGGTTTCGGGCGTATCCTGATGGACAGCGGCGTGTCGAAGGCGATTGTCGACGTCGCGAACAACGCCCATCTCTCGCCGCTGCTGCTCGGCTGGCTGGTGGCGGTGCTGATCCGTATTGCGACGGGCTCGGCCACGGTGGCCATGACGACCGCCTGCGGTATCGTCGCTCCGATCGCGATGGCTGCCGGCTCGACGGTCAAGCCGGAACTGATGGTGCTGGCCACGGGCGCAGGCTCGTTGATCCTGTCGCATGTGAACGACGGCGGTTTCTGGCTGGTCAAGGAGTACTTCAACATGACCGTGCCGCAGACCTTCAAGACGTGGACGGTGTGCGAGACGATCATTTCGGTCGTCGCGCTGCTGCTCACGCTGGGTCTGGCTGCGGTGGTGTAA
- the edd gene encoding phosphogluconate dehydratase: protein MSEQKKPLHPTVMAVTARIAARSRDTRAAYLARIDASAGRFPQRGALSCANLAHGFAAMPANDKLILREQRRPNVGIVTAYNDMLSAHQPYEQYPARLREAARKLGATAQVAGGVPAMCDGVTQGNAGMELSLFSREIIAMSTAIALSHNMFDAALMLGVCDKIVPGLVIGALQFGHLPTIFVPAGPMASGLSNDEKAKIRQLYATGKVGRDALLEAESQAYHGAGTCTFYGTANSNQLLMEIMGLHLPGAAFVHPHTPLRDALTDAALARVLAIGADTPEYTPVGHVVDERAVVNGIVGLLATGGSTNHTLHLVAMARAAGVIIDWDDFDALSAIVPLMARVYPNGKADVNHFHAAGGMGFLIGELLDAGLLHDDVKTVAGPGLSRYRAEPWLSPEGVAWRAGSAYSGDRDVLRGHAEPFAPDGGLRLMHGNLGRGVIKVSAVKPEHRRVAATARVFTSQEAVQAAFDAGELRRDVVVVLRGQGPRANGMPELHRLTPLLGVLQDEGFAVALVTDGRMSGASGKVPAVIHVSPEAAGGGPLARVCDGDLIVLDANTGMLHAEVSPQVWAERENAPVDTSGDDTGRLLFGHMRASVGAAETGASVFFGTE from the coding sequence ATGTCCGAGCAAAAGAAGCCTCTGCACCCGACCGTAATGGCCGTCACTGCGCGCATTGCCGCGCGTAGCCGCGACACGCGCGCAGCGTATCTGGCCCGCATCGACGCGAGCGCTGGCCGCTTTCCGCAGCGTGGCGCGCTCTCTTGCGCGAATCTGGCGCACGGATTCGCGGCCATGCCGGCCAACGACAAGCTGATCCTGCGCGAGCAGCGTCGCCCGAACGTGGGCATCGTCACGGCCTACAACGACATGCTCTCGGCGCATCAGCCGTACGAGCAGTACCCGGCGCGTCTGCGTGAAGCGGCCCGGAAGCTGGGTGCGACGGCGCAGGTCGCAGGCGGCGTGCCCGCCATGTGCGACGGCGTGACGCAAGGCAATGCGGGCATGGAGCTGTCGCTGTTTTCGCGCGAAATCATCGCGATGAGCACGGCCATCGCGCTGTCGCACAACATGTTCGACGCCGCGCTGATGCTCGGCGTGTGCGACAAGATCGTGCCGGGTCTCGTGATCGGGGCCTTGCAGTTCGGGCATCTGCCGACGATCTTCGTGCCCGCTGGCCCGATGGCGAGCGGCCTGTCGAACGACGAGAAGGCGAAGATCCGCCAGTTGTACGCCACCGGCAAAGTGGGCCGCGACGCGCTGCTCGAAGCCGAATCGCAGGCGTATCACGGTGCAGGCACGTGCACGTTCTACGGCACGGCCAACAGCAACCAGTTGCTCATGGAAATCATGGGCCTGCATCTGCCGGGCGCAGCGTTCGTGCACCCGCACACGCCCTTGCGCGATGCGCTCACCGACGCGGCGCTCGCGCGCGTACTGGCCATCGGCGCAGACACCCCCGAATACACCCCCGTTGGCCATGTGGTCGACGAGCGTGCCGTCGTCAACGGCATCGTCGGCTTGCTGGCCACGGGCGGCTCGACCAATCACACGCTGCACCTCGTGGCGATGGCGCGTGCGGCGGGCGTCATCATCGACTGGGACGATTTCGACGCGCTGTCGGCCATCGTGCCACTCATGGCGCGCGTCTATCCGAACGGCAAAGCCGACGTGAACCATTTCCACGCCGCGGGCGGCATGGGCTTCCTGATCGGCGAACTGCTCGACGCAGGTCTGCTGCACGATGACGTGAAGACCGTCGCCGGTCCGGGCCTCTCACGCTACCGCGCCGAGCCGTGGTTGTCACCCGAAGGGGTGGCGTGGCGCGCAGGGAGCGCCTACAGTGGTGATCGTGACGTCCTGCGCGGCCATGCCGAGCCGTTCGCCCCCGATGGCGGATTGCGGCTCATGCACGGCAATCTGGGGCGTGGCGTCATCAAGGTGTCGGCGGTCAAGCCGGAACATCGGCGCGTGGCCGCAACGGCACGCGTATTTACTTCGCAGGAAGCGGTCCAGGCCGCGTTCGACGCAGGCGAGCTGCGCCGCGACGTGGTCGTGGTGTTGCGTGGCCAGGGGCCGCGCGCCAATGGCATGCCCGAGTTGCATCGCCTCACGCCGCTGCTCGGTGTCTTGCAGGACGAGGGGTTTGCCGTGGCGCTGGTGACTGACGGTCGGATGTCCGGTGCGTCGGGCAAGGTGCCTGCGGTGATTCACGTGTCGCCCGAAGCGGCCGGTGGTGGTCCGCTGGCACGCGTGTGCGACGGCGATCTGATCGTGCTCGACGCCAACACCGGCATGCTGCACGCCGAAGTGTCGCCGCAAGTGTGGGCCGAGCGCGAGAACGCGCCGGTCGACACGTCGGGTGACGACACCGGACGCCTGCTCTTCGGACACATGCGTGCGTCCGTCGGCGCGGCGGAAACGGGCGCTTCCGTGTTCTTCGGTACCGAGTGA
- the ruvC gene encoding crossover junction endodeoxyribonuclease RuvC yields the protein MRILGIDPGLRVTGFGVLEKHGNRLQYVTSGVIRTGDGTLPARLRIIFESVAELVDTYRPDQAAIEKVFVNVNPQSTLLLGQARGAAITALSVGGLEVFEYTPMQLKQAVVGYGRARKEQVQEMVTRLLTLTGTPGKDASDALGVAICHAHSGETYAALTEVAPALAAKGLRVKRGRLVG from the coding sequence ATGAGAATTCTTGGTATCGACCCCGGCTTGCGCGTCACCGGCTTCGGCGTGCTCGAAAAGCACGGCAACCGTCTGCAATATGTGACGAGCGGCGTCATCCGTACCGGCGACGGCACCCTGCCCGCCCGGCTGCGCATCATCTTCGAGAGCGTGGCCGAACTGGTCGACACCTACCGGCCCGATCAGGCCGCCATCGAAAAAGTGTTCGTCAACGTTAACCCGCAATCCACACTGCTGCTCGGTCAGGCACGTGGTGCGGCCATCACGGCATTGTCCGTCGGCGGGCTCGAAGTCTTCGAATACACCCCGATGCAACTGAAGCAGGCGGTCGTCGGCTACGGACGCGCGCGCAAGGAGCAGGTGCAGGAGATGGTCACCCGTTTGCTGACCCTCACCGGCACGCCGGGCAAGGACGCCTCCGACGCACTGGGCGTCGCCATCTGCCACGCGCACAGCGGCGAAACCTACGCGGCGCTCACCGAAGTCGCGCCCGCGCTCGCCGCCAAGGGCCTGCGCGTGAAACGCGGTCGACTGGTGGGCTGA
- a CDS encoding 2-hydroxyacid dehydrogenase, with amino-acid sequence MSRPEVVLYKSVPPDVRARLAEHFSLTEFDGVNDGNRAEFAAAIGRADGAIGVGVNATPALLDGASKLKAWATISVGYDQFDVPDLTRRGIKLMNTPDVLTETTADTVFALVLSSARRVVELAELVKAGGWKASLGEEYFGTDVQGKTLGIVGMGRIGGAVARRAALGFGMKVLYSNRSRNEAAEKAYGAEHRTLPELLAQSDFVVTLVPLSPATERLIGAKEFAQMKRGAIFINAARGKVIDEAALVDALASGHLRAAGLDVFEREPVSVDSPLLKMKNVVALPHIGSATHETRHAMASCAADNLIAALTGKPLQNVVNP; translated from the coding sequence ATGAGTCGTCCGGAAGTTGTGTTGTACAAGAGCGTGCCGCCTGACGTGCGTGCACGATTGGCCGAGCATTTCTCGCTCACAGAATTCGACGGCGTGAACGACGGCAACCGCGCCGAGTTCGCGGCGGCGATTGGCCGTGCGGACGGTGCCATCGGCGTCGGTGTGAACGCGACGCCCGCGCTGCTCGACGGCGCATCGAAGCTCAAGGCGTGGGCCACGATCTCCGTGGGCTACGACCAGTTCGATGTGCCCGACCTCACGCGTCGTGGCATCAAGTTGATGAACACGCCCGACGTGCTGACGGAAACCACCGCCGATACCGTCTTCGCGCTGGTGTTGTCGAGTGCGCGTCGCGTGGTCGAACTTGCCGAACTGGTGAAGGCGGGCGGCTGGAAGGCGAGCCTCGGCGAGGAGTACTTCGGCACCGACGTGCAGGGCAAGACGTTGGGTATCGTCGGCATGGGACGCATCGGTGGCGCAGTGGCGCGTCGTGCCGCGCTCGGCTTCGGCATGAAGGTGTTGTACAGCAACCGCTCGCGCAACGAAGCGGCGGAGAAGGCCTACGGCGCGGAACATCGCACGTTGCCCGAACTGCTCGCGCAATCTGATTTCGTCGTGACGCTGGTGCCGTTGTCGCCCGCCACGGAGCGTCTGATCGGTGCGAAGGAGTTCGCGCAGATGAAGCGCGGTGCGATCTTCATCAACGCGGCGCGCGGCAAGGTGATCGACGAAGCCGCGCTGGTCGATGCGCTGGCCTCCGGGCATCTGCGTGCTGCCGGTCTCGATGTCTTCGAACGTGAGCCGGTCTCGGTCGATTCGCCGTTGCTGAAGATGAAGAACGTGGTGGCGTTGCCGCATATCGGCTCGGCCACGCATGAGACGCGGCACGCGATGGCGTCGTGCGCCGCAGACAATCTGATCGCCGCGCTGACGGGCAAGCCGCTGCAAAACGTAGTGAATCCGTAA
- a CDS encoding histidine phosphatase family protein, translated as MTGTTTTLTLIRHGETDWNRVKRIQGHTDIPLSAQGERQAVLLGARIAREMTASGSVFDHVLTSDLQRAVQTAEPVAQACGLPLVRTASLRERHYGAFEARVPDEIKADFPQDYVRWQSRDPDFVIPGGESTRGFYTRITGFIAQVLRDYAGQRVVLVAHGGVLDCCYRLATGLALNEPRSYPLLNASVNRLSYDGAHWKVLSWGDVTHLDDAVRDESNDKPADVTGDRVDPRVV; from the coding sequence ATGACCGGCACGACCACGACCCTGACCCTGATTCGCCACGGCGAGACCGACTGGAACCGTGTCAAACGGATTCAGGGGCACACGGACATTCCGCTGTCGGCGCAAGGCGAGCGTCAGGCCGTGTTGTTGGGCGCGCGTATTGCACGCGAAATGACGGCGAGCGGGAGCGTGTTCGATCACGTGCTGACGAGCGATTTGCAGCGCGCGGTGCAGACGGCGGAGCCTGTTGCGCAGGCGTGTGGATTGCCGCTGGTGCGCACGGCGAGTCTTCGGGAGCGCCACTATGGCGCTTTCGAGGCGCGCGTGCCGGACGAAATTAAGGCGGACTTTCCGCAGGACTACGTGCGTTGGCAGAGCCGCGATCCGGACTTCGTGATCCCTGGCGGCGAGTCTACGCGTGGCTTCTATACGCGCATCACCGGTTTCATCGCACAGGTGCTGCGTGATTACGCGGGCCAGCGCGTGGTGCTCGTGGCGCATGGCGGCGTGCTCGATTGCTGCTATCGGCTAGCGACGGGCCTGGCACTGAACGAACCGCGGTCGTACCCATTGCTCAACGCCAGCGTGAACCGTCTGTCGTACGACGGGGCGCATTGGAAGGTGCTGAGCTGGGGCGACGTCACGCATCTCGACGACGCCGTGCGCGACGAAAGCAATGACAAGCCTGCGGATGTCACAGGCGACCGCGTCGATCCGCGTGTGGTGTAA
- a CDS encoding gluconokinase yields the protein MIVVVMGVSGSGKSTVGQMLADRLGCGFSDADSFHSAANIEKMRRGEALNDADRAPWLAAIREAIVARRVAGRHHVFACSALRARYRDVLGEHDGDVVFVYLKGAPEVIGERLASRSGHFFDPALLQSQFNTLEEPRDALIVDICDSPDAIVETLLHKLAACPGGVPLTSAGSARVQ from the coding sequence ATGATCGTCGTGGTAATGGGCGTATCGGGCAGCGGCAAGAGCACGGTCGGGCAGATGCTTGCCGACCGGCTGGGCTGCGGGTTTTCCGACGCAGATTCGTTTCATAGCGCCGCGAACATCGAGAAGATGCGTCGCGGCGAAGCGCTTAACGACGCCGACCGTGCGCCGTGGCTTGCGGCGATTCGCGAGGCCATCGTCGCACGCCGGGTGGCGGGACGTCATCATGTGTTCGCGTGTTCGGCGCTGCGCGCACGGTATCGCGACGTGCTCGGCGAGCACGACGGCGACGTCGTGTTCGTCTACCTGAAGGGCGCGCCCGAGGTGATCGGGGAGCGTCTGGCCTCGCGCTCGGGGCATTTCTTCGATCCGGCGTTGCTGCAAAGCCAGTTCAATACGCTGGAAGAACCGCGCGATGCGCTGATCGTCGACATCTGCGATTCCCCCGACGCCATCGTCGAAACCTTGCTTCACAAGCTTGCCGCCTGCCCCGGCGGCGTGCCGCTGACGTCCGCCGGTTCGGCGCGCGTACAATAG
- the eda gene encoding bifunctional 4-hydroxy-2-oxoglutarate aldolase/2-dehydro-3-deoxy-phosphogluconate aldolase: protein MNINDIVRAGPVVPVLQFDNVEQGEQVSRALLAGGVRVLEITLRTPAAMDVIRHVAGLSDELIVGVGTLTRPEEMAQAVAAGARFGVSPGYTPALGAAAKAAGLPLLPGVVTPSDILTALADGYETVKFFPAEPSGGVPMLKALYGPFRDVRFCPTGGISAESAPSYLAQPNVVCVGGSWLTPKALVDAKDWDGITRLARAASALPRA from the coding sequence ATGAACATCAATGACATCGTTCGTGCTGGCCCAGTGGTTCCGGTGCTCCAGTTCGATAACGTCGAGCAGGGCGAGCAGGTTTCGCGGGCATTGCTCGCAGGCGGCGTGCGCGTGCTCGAAATCACACTGCGGACGCCGGCGGCGATGGACGTCATCCGCCATGTGGCCGGACTGTCGGACGAACTGATCGTTGGCGTGGGCACGCTCACGCGTCCCGAAGAGATGGCGCAGGCCGTGGCCGCCGGTGCGCGCTTCGGCGTGTCGCCCGGTTACACGCCGGCGCTGGGCGCGGCCGCCAAGGCGGCCGGTCTGCCGCTGCTGCCGGGTGTCGTGACGCCCTCGGACATTCTGACGGCGCTCGCCGACGGTTACGAGACGGTGAAGTTCTTCCCGGCTGAACCCTCGGGCGGTGTGCCGATGCTCAAGGCGCTGTACGGCCCGTTCCGCGACGTGCGTTTCTGCCCGACGGGCGGTATCAGCGCGGAGTCGGCACCGTCGTATCTGGCGCAGCCGAACGTGGTGTGTGTGGGTGGCTCGTGGCTCACGCCCAAGGCGCTCGTCGACGCGAAGGACTGGGACGGCATCACGCGTCTGGCTCGCGCTGCGAGCGCGCTGCCGCGCGCCTGA
- a CDS encoding oxygenase MpaB family protein, which translates to MASHDDLPTPPPATPLRPAGPVVGVSGRLRHAIAMRLVSLTSGPGAPRLNYDTPDGDPGLFGPDAACWHVHGDFTSMMIGGVSALLLQSLHPLAMAGVWDHSTFRQDVMGRLRRTATFIGGTTFGNTADAEALLERVRRIHLQVKGTAPDGRAYAAYDPDLLTWVHVAETSSFLRSYLVYKNPAFSRDDQDRYYAEVARIAIALGARDVPTSVAQIDDYLAAMRPALCASDRTEEVVRVLRNLPAPFAGARVFSGLLFRAGVDLLPDWSQTMLGFDEKATIRRLTVRPAVRHMAQVARWSMRNSVAHRARRRALATPAVVVTEPSLER; encoded by the coding sequence ATGGCCTCCCACGACGATCTGCCCACCCCGCCCCCGGCAACGCCCTTGCGGCCCGCCGGACCGGTCGTGGGTGTGTCGGGGCGTTTGCGGCACGCCATCGCCATGCGGCTTGTGAGCCTGACATCCGGCCCCGGCGCCCCGCGTCTGAATTACGACACGCCGGATGGCGACCCGGGCCTGTTCGGTCCGGACGCCGCCTGCTGGCACGTCCACGGCGACTTCACATCGATGATGATTGGCGGCGTAAGCGCGCTGCTGCTGCAATCGCTGCATCCGCTGGCGATGGCCGGTGTCTGGGACCACTCGACGTTCCGGCAGGATGTCATGGGTCGTCTGCGCCGCACCGCGACGTTCATCGGCGGCACGACCTTCGGCAACACGGCCGACGCCGAAGCGCTGCTCGAACGCGTGCGACGCATCCATCTCCAGGTCAAAGGCACGGCCCCTGACGGTCGGGCGTACGCCGCCTACGATCCCGATCTGCTGACATGGGTGCACGTCGCCGAGACGTCGAGCTTCCTGCGCAGTTATCTCGTCTACAAGAACCCCGCGTTCTCGCGAGACGATCAGGACCGCTATTACGCAGAAGTCGCACGCATTGCCATTGCCTTGGGTGCACGCGACGTGCCGACGAGCGTCGCGCAGATCGACGACTATCTCGCAGCGATGCGCCCCGCACTCTGCGCCAGCGACCGCACGGAAGAAGTCGTGCGCGTGTTGCGCAACCTGCCTGCGCCGTTTGCTGGCGCGCGCGTGTTCAGTGGACTGTTGTTCCGGGCGGGGGTCGATCTGCTGCCGGACTGGTCGCAAACGATGCTCGGCTTCGACGAAAAGGCAACGATTCGCCGCCTCACCGTGCGCCCTGCTGTGCGCCACATGGCGCAAGTCGCACGCTGGTCGATGCGCAACAGTGTGGCCCATCGGGCACGTCGCCGGGCACTGGCGACACCGGCCGTGGTGGTGACGGAGCCGTCGCTGGAACGCTAG
- a CDS encoding CopD family protein, with amino-acid sequence MLWIKALHIVFVASWFAGLFYLPRIFVNLAMESDPAATQRLLLMARKLYRFMTILAVPALAFGLILWLYYGIGRYGGWLHAKLLIVVLLLGYHHACGRLLRKFETGRNTRSHRWYRYFNEVPVLGLLGAVILAVVKPF; translated from the coding sequence ATGCTCTGGATCAAAGCGCTTCACATCGTTTTCGTCGCCTCGTGGTTTGCCGGTCTGTTTTATCTGCCGCGCATTTTCGTCAACCTCGCGATGGAGAGCGATCCGGCCGCCACGCAACGTCTGCTGCTCATGGCGCGCAAGCTCTACCGCTTCATGACGATTCTCGCAGTCCCGGCGCTCGCTTTCGGACTGATCCTCTGGTTGTACTACGGCATCGGACGCTACGGCGGCTGGTTGCACGCCAAGCTGCTGATCGTGGTGCTGCTGCTCGGCTACCACCATGCGTGCGGCCGTCTGCTGCGCAAGTTCGAAACCGGCCGCAACACGCGCTCGCATCGCTGGTATCGCTACTTCAACGAGGTCCCGGTGCTGGGGCTGCTCGGTGCGGTGATTCTCGCGGTCGTCAAACCGTTCTGA